The following are encoded together in the Daphnia magna isolate NIES linkage group LG8, ASM2063170v1.1, whole genome shotgun sequence genome:
- the LOC116933427 gene encoding lys-63-specific deubiquitinase BRCC36-like, whose amino-acid sequence IFFFTDVYLTCLSHALSTEKEEVMGLLLGHVDQRLDLSVQAGGSYGQSFIENVIILQRSVRQADRVEISPLQLSAAAQEAEKLSIELGKPIRVLGWYHSHPHITVQPSHVDMQTQSNYQAMDPDFVGLILSVFQQENNEKFANSSLICFQAVNIDGVLRSREIVLSISPPESAAGREIKKLAKITLMLLSEERDHMDKCSSSDLVSKVHNKAVFTQAICQLLQCCEMPCVSAVLAYEQSMLNNLYRLQLVKQSFDNLTKC is encoded by the exons atttttttttttacagatgtGTACCTTACTTGTTTAAGTCATGCCCTATccacagagaaagaagaggtTATGGGACTGCTGTTAG GTCACGTAGATCAACGTCTCGATTTATCAGTTCAAGCGGGTGGTTCGTATGGACAATCATTTATTGAAAATGTAATCATTCTTCAAAGAAGTGTCCG TCAAGCTGATCGAGTTGAAATATCTCCCTTGCAATTGTCTGCAGCTGCTCAAGAAGCTGAAAAACTATCAATTGAGCTTGGTAAACCAATTAGGGTACTTGGATGGTACCACTCACATCCACATATTACTGTTCAGCCATCACATGTTG ATATGCAAACACAGTCCAATTACCAAGCCATG GATCCTGACTTTGTAGGATTAATATTATCAGTTtttcaacaagaaaataatgaaaag TTTGCCAATTCTTCACTGATTTGCTTCCAAGCAGTAAATATTGACGGTGTTTTGAGAAGTCGAGAAATTGTGCTGAGTATTTCTCCCCCGGAATCTGCCGCAGGGCGTGAAATCAAA AAATTAGCAAAAATTACATTAATGTTGTTAAGTGAAGAGAGAGACCATATGGATAAATGCTCGTCTAGTGACTTGGTTTCTAAAGTACATAACAAAGCAG TATTTACGCAAGCAATTTGTCAACTACTTCAATGTTGCGAAATGCCCTGCGTCAGTGCAGTTCTCGCTTATGAACAATCTATGTTAAACAATTTATATCGTTTACAGTTAGTAAAGCAAAGTTTTGATAATCTAACTAAATGTTAG
- the LOC116929863 gene encoding uncharacterized protein LOC116929863 has protein sequence MESKLKDNDNIRGNCKKCLKPCSGQVRSTTNWVRHIKQHPDLYDDYKKKKKERKQARDSVTVSSKTVAARNKRVAVRQSLLNFSSSKAPSKLSKLEQSKIDAVIVNLIITKAFPLNTIKWSFELTLFSVAEHQKNVFNYFQSLLDSEVRSYTLWKELENTIPKGVFRRLRLPEPFPEQKKVENKRPKPYARPVPEAQKGVPLLNLEEQKQLEELNKTRATNAAVIAAAQKAAQEAENKSKYILEASLIRKEKEKLRLREESLQKTTVQVPPEPQPGTSKQRPTLLEKINQDILAQTIPKPLPLEVRSTASTPRRRFSRIIPSEKINKRLARKFARHGLDSSSEEELLKSPVSA, from the exons ATGGAATCAAAACTGAAAGATAATGACAACATAAGGGGGAATTGTAAAAAGTGTCTCAAGCCATGCAGTGGACAGGTTCGATCAACAACCAACTGGGTGAGGCATATCAAG CAGCACCCAGACTTATATGATGAttataagaagaagaagaaggaaagaaaacaagctaGAGATAGTGTGACTGTGTCATCCAAAACGGTTGCTGCCAGAAACAAAAGAGTAGCTGTTCGTCAATCTCTCCTGAATTTTTCGTCATCCAAGGCCCCATCAAAGCTATCTAAATTGGAACAGAGCAAAATTGATGCTGTTATTGTGAACCTCATAATAACGAAAGCCTTTCCACTTAACACCATTaaatggtccttcgaacttACTCTATTTTCAGTGGCAGAACACCAGAAAAACGTGTTTAATTATTTTCAGTCCTTGCTGGACTCCGAAGTGCGTAGCTACACCTTGTGGAAAGAGTTAGAAAACACTATTCCCAAGGGAGTGTTCAGACGGTTAAGACTGCCGGAACCATTTCCAGAGCAGAAGAAAGTCGAGAACAAACGACCAAAGCCGTATGCCAGACCGGTACCAGAAGCACAGAAGGGCGTGCCACTACTCAACCTTGAGGAGCAAAAACAACTAGAGGAACTCAACAAGACCAGAGCTACCAACGCCGCAGTGATCGCAGCAGCCCAAAAAGCAGCCCAGGAGGcagaaaataaatcaaaatacaTATTAGAGGCATCTCtaattcgaaaagaaaaggaaaaactcaGACTTCGAGAAGAGTCATTACAGAAGACCACGGTTCAAGTCCCGCCAGAACCTCAACCGGGGACATCAAAACAGAGGCCAACATTATTAGAGAAGATCAACCAAGATATCCTGGCACAAACAATTCCTAAGCCTCTACCACTAGAGGTACGCTCGACGGCTTCAACTCCTAGGCGGCGCTTCAGCAGAATAATTCCGTCTGAgaagataaacaaaagattGGCCCGAAAATTCGCCAGACACGGCCTGGACAGCAGCTCAGAAGAAGAACTACTTAAATCTCCAGTCTcagcctaa
- the LOC123475594 gene encoding uncharacterized protein LOC123475594: protein MISTRSKTGVLPTFTAYLKGSAGDRVKIVGLIDSGSKRTFVRQDTATRVGAEKIRAEYLAVNGFGDQNNAGKYHAVFGLKLAGLSQDAPEIKIEAIARKFLANAKKVTPTDFSKSLIGEGKDLADDRYITGQQGNQFDIIVDCDFIWSIMQHKTIPGANGLVACASKVGWLIFGTMDERNKAEEQVLTAAINVQKPMTDFKEFWSLEHMGITPQEKAEPAFLEAYQETILRAEDGRYMVLFPIKTGHRRIESNRNIAMIRLQGLLGKTQLEDKLKYHEIFQQYIRDGFIEEADRGFIGDCTYLPHRPVIKNRIAWTADITQAFLQVEIRPEHGQLIRFIWVDDPKKSQPKLIEYRWKRVPFGLSCSPFILKAVILKHLKGFEGIYPETVRQLQQLLYVDDWLGGETNVDEAEKRIREAITIFKAAKMELCKWTSNSAELIKRLPEVQFKETVTNVTAEGKSATKAFGVIWDPASDKFRFDPAQVLREAREIGDRPTKRKLFSLALKIFDPLGLIAPVTLVGKLIMQQVWLAGSGWDEPIPIEVIPHWKTFIDGITELRNTCQPRWSGEHEGRLHLFCNASNDAYSVVAYLQRIDGEDPVMLCSKTRVAPDPKKSVSIPRLELLSGLLAARLGSYVEKATETAIKRKLLWTDSAIAFWWMKGEAGRWKQFVYNRVTEIRRTVETEEIRHCPGLQNPADVASRGATAAQLNAQKRWWIGPSWMGKEKEWPQSPSSATELQLQEFSVEEKTVEVTQCAISIEAKWYERFSSMRTMVRVLATMLRAIKKFKGKDNPESPVATVRHRGRKLKFPVLTTEETREATIELYKEAQATHYGAVVKSFKAGKTEVPHELRKLGLMWDSKDELIRCRGRHLNWMEYNKKAALILLPAEHIITKRLIEQTHLRLKHTGVKTLMGALRQDFWIPKMRQTIKKETSKCTRCQRMDSRHFDEIPAPLPLDRLQMSNPFTITGVDFAGPFPVESPANSGHKTKVFVCLFTCAVTRAVHLEVTTDQEISTFIFALRRFFARREYPRALYSDNAGTFTLAAKYLRAAYRDSRVFNTLVDLNIKWRFSPSLAPWWGGFWERMVQTVKRLLYKTYGSDCMEYDLFQTVLTEIEDTINTRPLTYVAEDDTEPLTPKQLVTGYRQQQHHPDDDEEREYSDRVTLTKRERLRRNLVAQWWKEFYTEYVMDLEQFHCPTPGHTKEIELGQVVLIHDESAKRTRWKSGRVVKLIPGKDGKTRRVNVLIADKFRGKGSIMITRDPKSLYPLELHAGQIDDDHRNTGPYEDSTCTRSHSYVSMSDYEEYEYDENVARNISPERQSSHEGSNVSSTLESNHASDDEENSHSTVHRKKSDQAGFHSGKTRD from the exons ATGATTTCCACAAGATCGAAGACGGGAGTACTGCCCACCTTCACGGCCTACCTTAAAGGGAGCGCCGGAGACCGGGTAAAGATAGTCGGATTAATTGACTCTGGGAGCAAGAGAACGTTCGTCCGCCAGGACACGGCGACCAGGGTCGGAGCTGAAAAGATAAGGGCTGAATACCTGGCGGTCAACGGGTTCGGAGACCAGAACAATGCGGGCAAATACCATGCAGTGTTCGGACTCAAACTCGCGGGACTTAGCCAGGATGCCCCAGAGATTAAGATTGAAGCGATTGCGAGGAAGTTTCTCGCAAACGCAAAGAAAGTCACCCCGACGGATTTCTCGAAAAGCCTGATAGGCGAGGGGAAGGACTTAGCCGATGATCGGTACATCACTGGTCAACAAGGCAACCAGTTCGATATCATCGTCGACTGCGATTTCATCTGGTCGATAATGCAGCACAAGACCATCCCAGGCGCAAATGGGCTAGTCGCATGTGCAAGCAAAGTTGGCTGGCTGATCTTCGGTACGATGGATGAAAGAAATAAAGCGGAAGAACAAGTGTTAACCGCAGCAATAAACGTGCAAAAACCGATGACGGACTTCAAAGAATTTTGGAGTCTAGAACACATGGGGATAACCCCACAAGAAAAAGCAGAACCCGCATTTTTGGAGGCCTATCAGGAGACGATTCTGCGGGCGGAGGATGGGCGATACATGGTGTTGTTCCCCATCAAGACCGGCCATCGCAGGATCGAATCCAACCGGAACATCGCTATGATACGGCTGCAAGGGCTGCTGGGCAAGACCCAATTGGAAGATAAGCTGAAATACCACGAGATATTTCAGCAATATATCAGAGACGGATTCATCGAAGAAGCCGACCGAGGATTCATTGGTGACTGCACCTACTTACCTCACCGCCCGGTGATTAAA AATCGGATAGCCTGGACCGCCGATATAACTCAGGCGTTTCTCCAAGTCGAGATCCGCCCGGAGCACGGGCAATTGATAAGGTTCATCTGGGTCGATGATCCTAAAAAATCCCAGCCTAAACTCATCGAGTATCGATGGAAAAGAGTACCGTTCGGGTTGTCATGCAGCCCGTTCATTCTCAAGGCTGTTATCCTCAAACACCTGAAAGGGTTTGAAGGAATATACCCCGAGACAGTGCGGCAGCTACAACAGCTGTTGTACGTCGACGACTGGCTAGGAGGGGAGACAAATGTTGATGAAGCGGAGAAGCGTATTCGCGAAGCGATTACGATCTTCAAAGCCGCAAAGATGGAGCTGTGCAAATGGACCTCCAACAGTGCAGAGTTGATTAAGAGACTGCCGGAGGTCCAGTTCAAAGAGACGGTCACAAACGTGACAGCAGAGGGCAAGTCAGCAACAAAAGCCTTTGGAGTGATCTGGGATCCTGCTTCGGACAAATTCAGGTTTGATCCGGCGCAGGTACTCAGAGAAGCCCGCGAAATTGGTGACAGACCCACCAAACGGAAGCTTTTCAGCCTGGCACTGAAAATCTTTGACCCTTTGGGTCTCATCGCTCCGGTGACGTTGGTGGGGAAACTCATCATGCAACAGGTGTGGTTGGCGGGCTCAGGATGGGACGAGCCCATTCCAATCGAGGTGATACCTCATTGGAAAACATTTATAGACGGAATAACCGAGCTGAGGAATACCTGTCAGCCCCGATGGTCGGGAGAACATGAAGGGAGACTTCATCTTTTTTGCAACGCAAGTAATGACGCCTATAGTGTGGTGGCATACCTGCAGAGAATCGATGGGGAAGACCCAGTGATGCTGTGCAGCAAAACGAGAGTAGCGCCGGACCCCAAGAAATCAGTCTCGATCCCGAGGCTGGAGCTTCTGAGTGGGCTACTGGCTGCGAGGCTCGGGAGCTACGTCGAGAAAGCGACGGAAACAGCtatcaaaagaaaacttcTGTGGACCGACTCAGCGATAGCCTTCTGGTGGATGAAAGGCGAGGCTGGTCGGTGGaagcagtttgtttacaatagGGTGACAGAGATAAGACGGACAGTGGAAACTGAAGAGATCAGGCACTGCCCAGGGTTACAAAACCCGGCGGACGTAGCATCCAGAGGGGCTACGGCAGCACAGTTAAACGCACAAAAGAGATGGTGGATTGGCCCATCTTGGATGGGGAAAGAGAAGGAATGGCCCCAGTCACCAAGCTCAGCGACCGAGCTCCAATTACAGGAGTTCTCGGTCGAAGAAAAGACAGTCGAAGTAACGCAATGCGCGATATCAATCGAGGCGAAGTGGTACGAAAGATTCAGCTCCATGCGAACCATGGTAAGGGTCTTGGCCACTATGCTAAGAGCGATAAAAAAGTTCAAAGGCAAAGATAATCCGGAAAGCCCGGTTGCAACGGTCAGACATCGGGGAAGGAAGTTGAAATTCCCCGTGTTGACAACAGAGGAGACTCGAGAGGCAACGATTGAGCTCTACAAAGAAGCCCAGGCGACTCACTACGGAGCAGTGGTGAAGAGCTTTAAAGCTGGGAAAACAGAAGTCCCACATGAGTTGAGGAAACTCGGCCTCATGTGGGACAGCAAAGACGAGTTGATCAGGTGTCGAGGCCGGCATCTAAATTGGATggaatacaataaaaaagcAGCGCTCATTCTGCTACCGGCTGAACACATCATAACCAAGAGACTGATTGAACAAACGCATCTTCGGTTGAAACATACCGGAGTGAAAACCTTGATGGGGGCACTCAGACAGGATTTCTGGATTCCGAAGATGCGGCAGACcataaaaaaagagacaagCAAGTGCACGAGATGCCAGAGAATGGACTCGAGACACTTCGATGAGATACCGGCGCCTCTACCGTTGGACCGCCTGCAAATGTCGAATCCGTTCACGATAACGGGGGTAGATTTCGCAGGCCCGTTCCCAGTGGAGTCGCCGGCAAATAGCGGCCACAAGACGAAGGTATTCGTGTGTCTCTTCACCTGCGCCGTAACAAGAGCTGTTCATCTCGAAGTTACGACCGACCAGGAGATCTCCACGTTTATCTTCGCGCTTAGACGATTCTTTGCACGGAGAGAGTACCCAAGGGCGCTTTACTCCGATAACGCAGGAACGTTTACGTTGGCCGCTAAGTACCTCAGAGCAGCGTACAGAGACAGCAGGGTGTTTAACACCCTGGTTGATCTCAACATAAAGTGGAGATTTTCCCCGAGTCTGGCCCCTTGGTGGGGCGGATTCTGGGAAAGGATGGTGCAGACCGTTAAACGGCTGCTGTATAAAACATACGGAAGCGATTGTATGGAATACGATCTATTCCAGACGGTGTTGACGGAGATCGAAGACACCATCAACACCAGACCATTGACATACGTGGCAGAAGACGATACGGAGCCGCTAACGCCCAAGCAATTGGTCACAGGCTACCGGCAACAGCAGCATCACCCGGACGATGACGAGGAGAGAGAGTACTCGGACCGGGTGACACtgacaaagagagagaggctCAGGAGAAACCTGGTCGCTCAATGGTGGAAAGAATTCTACACGGAATATGTGATGGATCTGGAGCAGTTTCACTGTCCAACTCCAGGTCATACGAAAGAAATTGAGCTGGGACAAGTCGTGTTAATTCACGACGAGTCAGCCAAAAGAACGAGATGGAAGTCCGGGAGAGTAGTTAAACTAATCCCCGGCAAAGATGGAAAAACCAGGCGTGTGAACGTCCTGATTGCAGATAAATTCAGAGGAAAAGGGTCGATCATGATAACGAGAGACCCGAAGAGTTTATATCCGTTGGAGCTCCACGCGGGCCAGATAGACGATGACCATCGGAACACAGGACCCTACGAAGACA GCACATGCACAAGGAGTCATTCATATGTCAGCATGTCCGACTACGAAGAATATGAATACGATGAGAATGTTGCTCGCAATATTAGCCCGGAAAGACAAAGCTCTCACGAAGGCAGTAATGTTTCTTCTACATTGGAGTCAAATCATGCAAGTGATGATGAAGAGAACAGCCATAGTACTGTACATAGGAAGAAAAGTGATCAAGCTGGATTTCATAGTGGAAAGACTCGTGATTAA